From Streptomyces yatensis, one genomic window encodes:
- a CDS encoding chorismate mutase: protein MSGSSTAAESMENTETTETAKPADVIGSARERIDALDGQILDLVRERMGVSAAIQEARIASGGRRVQLSREMEILDRYRQRLGKPGTTLAMTLLELCRGRV, encoded by the coding sequence ATGAGCGGCAGCAGTACGGCGGCGGAGAGCATGGAGAACACGGAGACCACCGAAACCGCGAAGCCCGCGGATGTGATCGGCAGCGCGCGGGAGCGGATCGACGCCCTCGACGGGCAGATCCTCGATCTCGTCCGGGAGCGGATGGGCGTCTCGGCCGCCATTCAGGAGGCGCGGATCGCGTCGGGCGGGCGGCGGGTGCAGCTCTCCCGCGAGATGGAGATCCTCGACCGCTACCGGCAGCGGCTGGGCAAGCCCGGTACGACGCTCGCCATGACGCTGCTGGAGCTGTGCCGGGGCCGGGTCTGA